From a region of the Synechococcus sp. PCC 7502 genome:
- a CDS encoding AbrB family transcriptional regulator, whose protein sequence is MSEPIAPLTGKALLQKVKESSHLSKREQAKICGYYSSNKDSANLTEFYEALIQANGIPLDPETSKDGRGREPNYRVSVHKNGQIVIGATYTEEMGLVPGDEFEIKLGYKHIQLRQIINEEDSV, encoded by the coding sequence ATGTCTGAGCCGATCGCTCCATTAACGGGTAAAGCTTTACTCCAAAAAGTTAAAGAATCCAGTCATTTATCTAAACGAGAACAAGCCAAAATTTGCGGTTACTATTCTAGTAATAAAGATAGTGCCAATCTTACAGAATTTTATGAGGCATTAATTCAAGCCAATGGGATTCCCCTTGATCCAGAAACATCTAAAGATGGGCGGGGACGAGAGCCTAACTATCGTGTTAGTGTGCATAAAAATGGTCAAATTGTGATTGGTGCCACCTACACAGAAGAGATGGGATTAGTTCCGGGAGATGAATTTGAAATTAAGTTAGGCTATAAACATATTCAGCTTCGTCAAATTATTAATGAGGAAGACTCGGTATAA
- a CDS encoding TatD family hydrolase, translating into MQLVDTHVHINFKDFNDDLPLVRSRWQEAGVTRLVHSCVKPSEFSQIQAIANQFPELSFAVGLHPLDAHTWQPEWQEEIFNLASSDRRVVAIGETGLDFYKAENKEQQILAFQAQLDIAHRLNIPVIIHCRDAAIATREVLAEFNHKYPEPITGVMHCWAGNPEETQWFVDLGMYISFSGVVTFKNAQTIQASAQIVPSDRLLIETDCPFLAPMPNRGKRNEPAFVLYVAQKLAEIRGEPLEQLAEETTQNALRLFKLV; encoded by the coding sequence ATGCAGCTAGTTGACACCCATGTCCATATTAACTTTAAGGATTTTAACGATGATTTGCCATTGGTAAGATCAAGGTGGCAAGAGGCAGGAGTTACTCGGTTGGTACATTCCTGTGTGAAGCCATCGGAATTTAGTCAAATTCAAGCGATCGCTAATCAATTTCCTGAGCTTAGTTTTGCTGTGGGTTTACATCCATTAGATGCTCATACATGGCAACCTGAATGGCAGGAAGAAATCTTTAATTTAGCCAGTAGCGATCGCCGAGTTGTGGCAATTGGCGAAACTGGTTTAGATTTTTATAAAGCGGAAAATAAAGAGCAACAAATTTTGGCATTTCAAGCTCAATTAGATATTGCCCATCGTTTAAATATACCCGTAATTATTCATTGTCGAGATGCAGCGATCGCTACCCGTGAGGTATTAGCAGAATTTAATCATAAATATCCTGAACCTATTACAGGGGTAATGCATTGTTGGGCGGGAAATCCTGAAGAAACGCAATGGTTTGTTGATCTGGGAATGTACATTAGTTTTAGTGGAGTTGTTACTTTTAAGAATGCTCAAACTATTCAAGCCTCTGCCCAAATTGTGCCAAGCGATCGCCTACTTATCGAAACTGATTGTCCGTTTTTAGCACCCATGCCCAATCGAGGTAAACGTAATGAACCTGCATTTGTTTTATATGTGGCTCAAAAATTGGCTGAAATTAGAGGTGAACCTTTAGAGCAATTAGCTGAGGAAACTACTCAAAATGCACTTAGGTTATTCAAACTGGTTTAG
- a CDS encoding DNA-formamidopyrimidine glycosylase: MPELPEVETVRRSLHESTCDRQIISSEILLERTIAYPHNPEEFNLGLKGKRILSWHRRGKYLLAELSNDSWLGVHLRMTGKLLWCDRSLPIHTHTRIRIYFANQQELRFNDQRTFGQMWLVPSGINPEEIISGVQKLGMEPFDPNFNYEYLQNKLRKSDRPIKNSLLDQTVIAGIGNIYADESLFLSGIHPQTKSNQLTKSQLESLVQAIRRVLSDGITHGGTTFSDFVDIGGDKGNYIHSAWVFRRTGQPCKVCSGVIARIKLGGRSTHFCPKCQPIS, encoded by the coding sequence ATGCCCGAACTTCCAGAGGTAGAAACCGTACGACGTAGTTTGCATGAATCCACCTGCGATCGCCAAATTATTAGCAGTGAGATTTTACTAGAACGGACAATCGCTTATCCCCATAATCCAGAGGAATTTAACCTAGGGCTAAAGGGTAAGCGAATTCTGTCTTGGCATAGACGGGGCAAATATCTCCTAGCAGAACTCAGTAATGACAGTTGGCTAGGAGTTCATTTACGCATGACAGGAAAATTATTGTGGTGCGATCGCTCTTTACCGATTCATACACACACCCGCATTAGGATTTATTTTGCCAACCAGCAAGAACTAAGATTTAACGATCAACGTACCTTTGGACAGATGTGGTTAGTGCCGTCAGGAATAAATCCTGAAGAGATAATTAGCGGCGTTCAAAAATTAGGAATGGAACCCTTTGACCCCAATTTTAATTATGAATACTTACAGAATAAACTGAGAAAAAGCGATCGCCCAATTAAAAACTCATTACTAGATCAAACGGTAATTGCAGGTATTGGCAATATTTATGCTGATGAAAGTTTATTCCTGAGTGGTATTCATCCCCAAACTAAATCTAATCAACTTACTAAAAGTCAACTAGAATCACTAGTCCAAGCAATTCGGAGAGTTTTAAGCGATGGTATTACCCACGGTGGTACCACATTTAGTGATTTTGTGGATATTGGCGGCGATAAAGGTAACTATATTCATTCGGCTTGGGTATTTAGACGGACGGGACAACCCTGTAAAGTTTGCAGTGGGGTTATTGCCAGAATTAAACTTGGTGGGCGATCTACTCACTTTTGTCCTAAATGTCAGCCGATTAGCTAA
- a CDS encoding WD40 repeat domain-containing protein, whose amino-acid sequence MKLISGSRLAAAVAIFLIGSSYGTKVLSQTEVKPLEVFAGHTSDVSAIAFSADGKTLISGSRDNTLKVWNISSRKLLRTLSANSQGITSIAVSEDRSVMATGDVDSSVKIWELKSNRLLRTLYGHTRSVSAVAISPDGKLLASGSDDRTVKIWYLPTGQLLYTLKGHPDYISSLAVSRDGKTLVSSSGDADNTVSQYGNIKVWNLVNGKLIYSLKQESPVGSLAITPDGKTLFSGSFGQIATKDTAINTIMVWDLAKGKLIRNFAENSDSVESMTLSPSGKVLITGNFRGTVNFWDWQNRKLLKTFKASDVDPISAIAISPDQKSIASTANSIIKVWKYPF is encoded by the coding sequence ATGAAATTAATTTCTGGGAGCAGGTTAGCGGCGGCTGTGGCAATTTTCCTAATTGGGAGTTCTTACGGGACTAAGGTGCTATCTCAGACAGAGGTCAAGCCCTTAGAGGTTTTTGCTGGTCATACTAGTGATGTCAGTGCGATCGCCTTTAGTGCCGATGGGAAAACATTGATCAGTGGTAGTAGGGATAATACCCTCAAAGTTTGGAATATTTCATCTCGAAAGCTTTTGCGAACTCTATCAGCCAACTCTCAAGGTATTACATCTATTGCCGTTAGCGAAGATAGATCGGTAATGGCGACGGGAGATGTTGATAGTAGCGTTAAAATTTGGGAATTAAAAAGCAATAGGTTATTACGCACCCTCTATGGTCATACTCGCTCCGTTAGTGCTGTAGCTATTAGTCCCGATGGTAAATTGCTTGCTAGTGGTAGCGACGATCGCACAGTTAAGATTTGGTATCTTCCCACAGGGCAGCTTTTATATACCCTTAAAGGGCATCCAGATTATATTAGTAGCCTAGCTGTTAGCCGTGATGGTAAAACCTTAGTCAGCAGCAGTGGTGATGCCGATAACACCGTAAGTCAGTATGGCAATATTAAAGTCTGGAATTTAGTGAATGGTAAACTAATTTATAGTCTGAAACAAGAAAGTCCAGTAGGTTCCCTTGCGATAACCCCTGATGGTAAAACTTTATTTAGCGGCAGTTTTGGGCAAATAGCAACCAAGGATACGGCGATCAATACGATCATGGTTTGGGACTTAGCCAAAGGCAAACTAATTCGGAACTTTGCTGAGAATTCTGACTCGGTGGAATCTATGACCTTGAGTCCAAGTGGTAAGGTTTTGATTACAGGTAATTTCCGTGGCACTGTAAATTTTTGGGATTGGCAAAATCGTAAGCTTCTAAAGACGTTTAAAGCAAGCGATGTCGATCCAATTAGTGCGATCGCCATTAGCCCCGATCAAAAAAGTATTGCCAGCACCGCAAATTCTATAATTAAAGTGTGGAAATACCCATTCTAA
- a CDS encoding glycosyltransferase family 2 protein — protein MNTANVYIIIPIRNRKHLTLACLGNLRINGDLAKYQVVIVDDGSGEAIRSLYPEVILLSGDGNLWWTGAISSLIKVEIN, from the coding sequence ATAAATACAGCGAACGTTTATATAATTATCCCCATTCGTAATCGTAAGCATCTTACCCTCGCTTGTTTGGGAAATTTGCGGATTAACGGAGATTTAGCAAAATATCAAGTAGTGATAGTTGATGATGGCTCTGGTGAGGCAATCCGATCGCTATATCCAGAGGTAATTCTTTTAAGTGGAGATGGAAATTTATGGTGGACGGGGGCGATCTCCTCTTTAATTAAAGTAGAAATAAACTAA
- a CDS encoding MFS transporter, which yields MGKSFMSETRSQVQWLQVWSLALVQGAISLAWVVYGIYLPKFIEQVFAYSLDQAQQLTGLIFVIEGAIAVIIEPVFGGLSDRWQRWFSSRIPLIVAGTIVSTGLYIALPCVVIFGGANALTQLVLPSLAILWAIAMATFRSPLLSLLGRFASETQLPQAASIVTLVGGFISSIRPLATNFIVGLGAPITFTIASISLLAGVAGLRFAIIYVPKAKKTEVEIDQNQPIRASLKNLIIILVVGTLIGLSLRLLLGEVIPHIFTVQISPFLGISVPILIGAAFIAQSLFALIFGAIAKKIENRFLMIWSLLGMTGCLGLLSITLFINNVAIASSLIILLLLACMSIVNNGTIPFALTMVPKSLAGIGVGTYFGGVSLAVSSFGFLRPKFTEIFSISNFFLITAITFLGAGVGIFMGYWLQAPSKVE from the coding sequence ATGGGGAAAAGCTTTATGAGTGAAACGCGATCGCAGGTGCAATGGCTTCAAGTATGGAGTTTGGCATTAGTTCAGGGGGCAATTTCCTTGGCTTGGGTTGTTTATGGAATTTATTTGCCGAAGTTTATCGAGCAGGTTTTTGCCTATTCATTGGATCAAGCGCAGCAACTTACAGGATTGATTTTTGTGATTGAAGGGGCGATCGCTGTAATTATTGAACCAGTATTTGGTGGGCTATCTGATCGGTGGCAGCGTTGGTTTAGTTCACGGATACCCTTGATTGTGGCGGGAACAATTGTCTCCACGGGCTTATATATTGCTTTGCCCTGTGTTGTGATCTTTGGTGGTGCAAATGCGCTGACGCAATTAGTTTTACCGAGTTTGGCAATTTTATGGGCGATCGCCATGGCAACGTTTCGGAGTCCTTTACTATCTTTACTGGGTCGTTTTGCCTCTGAGACTCAATTGCCTCAAGCTGCGAGTATCGTAACCTTAGTTGGCGGTTTTATTAGTTCGATTCGTCCCTTGGCAACTAATTTTATTGTGGGTTTGGGCGCACCTATAACATTTACGATCGCCTCGATTTCTTTACTGGCTGGGGTAGCTGGGTTAAGATTTGCCATAATTTATGTACCCAAGGCAAAAAAGACAGAAGTAGAGATAGATCAAAATCAACCAATTCGAGCTTCTCTCAAGAATTTAATAATTATTTTGGTGGTTGGGACACTGATAGGACTATCTCTGCGCTTACTTTTAGGTGAAGTTATCCCTCATATTTTTACTGTCCAAATATCACCATTTTTAGGTATATCAGTTCCCATCTTAATTGGGGCAGCTTTTATCGCTCAGTCGCTTTTTGCTCTTATATTTGGGGCGATCGCTAAAAAAATTGAAAATAGGTTTCTAATGATTTGGAGTTTGCTAGGCATGACAGGATGTTTAGGGTTATTGTCTATTACTTTATTTATTAATAATGTGGCGATCGCTTCTAGCTTAATTATTTTGCTATTACTTGCCTGTATGAGCATAGTTAATAATGGCACGATTCCTTTTGCTTTGACTATGGTTCCTAAATCCTTGGCTGGAATTGGAGTTGGCACCTATTTTGGCGGAGTATCCCTAGCAGTTTCAAGCTTTGGGTTCTTGAGACCTAAGTTTACCGAAATATTTTCAATTTCAAATTTTTTCTTGATTACAGCGATCACATTTTTAGGGGCAGGTGTAGGAATTTTTATGGGATATTGGCTGCAAGCACCCTCAAAGGTGGAGTAA
- the coaBC gene encoding bifunctional phosphopantothenoylcysteine decarboxylase/phosphopantothenate--cysteine ligase CoaBC, with protein MSKRVLIGVTGGIAAYKVCEVVSTLAKNGIEVRVILTESAEAFVSGLTFATLSRNPAYSDRNFWQPTNGKPLHIELADWADVFVIAPLSANTLAKLVWGLADNLLTNTVLASRCPLLVAPAMNTTMWESVQNNWQSLLTNPRIRAIAPSSGILACDAVGNGRMAEPEVILNYIESVLWTKGNQDLMGKNILVSAGGTREFIDPVRFIGNPATGKQGIAIAQAAHHRGANVTLVTANPSLNLEEFKVIAVQTSAQMHRELLSEFTNTQPDLTIMAAAVGDVKPKYYSDRKLPKSELPSQLELESIPDILQELSKHKQSHQKLIGFAAQTGTTQEIINAAQLKLQTKNLDAIAANQVNSTQTGFATDTNQATFIRRNGVQTITPLCSKLELAHRLLDFVLKPE; from the coding sequence ATGTCAAAGCGAGTTTTAATTGGCGTCACGGGAGGAATAGCTGCCTATAAGGTATGTGAAGTTGTTTCCACCTTGGCTAAAAATGGGATAGAAGTGCGAGTAATCCTCACAGAATCCGCCGAGGCATTTGTTTCGGGTTTAACATTTGCTACTTTATCGAGAAATCCTGCCTATAGCGATCGCAATTTTTGGCAACCGACCAATGGCAAACCTTTACATATTGAATTAGCAGATTGGGCAGATGTATTTGTAATTGCGCCCCTTAGTGCCAATACCTTAGCAAAATTAGTGTGGGGACTAGCGGATAATTTACTCACAAATACGGTACTTGCCTCTCGGTGTCCGCTTTTAGTAGCTCCTGCCATGAATACAACCATGTGGGAATCGGTACAAAATAATTGGCAAAGTTTACTAACTAATCCCAGAATCAGAGCGATCGCCCCCAGTTCAGGAATTCTTGCCTGTGATGCAGTTGGTAACGGACGGATGGCAGAACCAGAAGTAATTTTGAATTATATTGAGTCGGTACTTTGGACAAAGGGCAACCAGGATTTAATGGGTAAAAATATCCTTGTCAGTGCAGGGGGTACCAGAGAATTTATTGATCCTGTACGTTTTATTGGTAATCCTGCTACAGGTAAACAGGGGATAGCGATCGCCCAAGCTGCCCATCATCGTGGGGCAAATGTTACGTTAGTCACTGCTAATCCTAGTCTGAATTTAGAAGAATTTAAAGTAATCGCTGTTCAAACTTCGGCACAAATGCACAGAGAACTGTTATCTGAATTTACCAATACTCAACCCGACCTAACTATTATGGCGGCTGCAGTTGGGGATGTAAAACCTAAATATTATAGCGATCGCAAACTGCCTAAATCGGAACTGCCCAGTCAACTAGAGTTAGAATCAATTCCTGATATTTTGCAAGAATTAAGTAAGCACAAACAGTCGCACCAAAAATTAATTGGTTTTGCTGCCCAAACTGGAACTACTCAGGAAATTATTAACGCTGCTCAATTAAAGTTACAAACTAAAAATTTAGATGCGATCGCTGCCAATCAAGTTAATTCCACACAAACAGGTTTTGCAACAGATACTAACCAAGCAACTTTTATCCGCAGAAACGGTGTTCAAACTATTACACCCCTCTGTTCTAAGTTAGAACTGGCACATCGGCTATTAGATTTCGTCCTTAAACCTGAATAG
- a CDS encoding acetolactate synthase large subunit, whose translation MNTAELLVQCLENEGVKYIFGLPGEENMEVLNALEKSSIQFITTRHEQGAAFMADVYGRLTGTAGVCLSTLGPGATNLMTGVADANLDCAPLVAITGQVGTDRMHIESHQYLDLVAMFAPVTKWNAQIVRPSITPEIVRKAFKVAQSEKPGAVHIDLPENIAAMPVTGSPLHQSNDRDSDRGKSGKIYASYHSLGEAAGLISKAKNPLVLVGNGAIRSYASDALTEFATQLNIPVVNTFMGKGVIPYTHPLSLWTMGLQQRDFISYAFDETDLVIAVGYDLVEYSPKKWNASGAIPIIHISELAAEVDSSYIPKVEVVGDIADALNEIIHRCDRQGKPNPHALELRHSIKADYEQYAEDSGYPVKPQKIVYDLRQVMGAEDIVISDVGAHKMWMARHYHCDRPNTCIISNGFAAMGIAIPGALAAKLVYPERQVVAVTGDGGFMMNMQELETAVRLGLAFVTLIFNDGGYGLIEWKQQVHYGKSAYIQFGNPDFVKLADSMGLKGYRIEAAADLVPTLKEALAQSVPTIIDCPVDYRENMLFSRRSGSTTATTT comes from the coding sequence ATGAATACGGCAGAGCTTCTGGTGCAGTGCTTGGAAAATGAAGGTGTAAAATATATTTTCGGACTGCCCGGGGAAGAGAATATGGAAGTTTTGAATGCCTTAGAAAAGTCTTCCATTCAATTTATTACAACTCGCCATGAACAGGGGGCGGCATTTATGGCAGATGTCTATGGCAGGCTGACAGGAACCGCAGGAGTATGTCTTTCCACCTTAGGACCAGGTGCTACTAATTTAATGACAGGGGTAGCTGATGCTAATCTTGATTGTGCTCCCCTCGTGGCAATTACAGGACAGGTCGGTACTGATCGCATGCATATTGAATCCCATCAGTACTTAGATTTAGTGGCAATGTTTGCGCCCGTAACCAAATGGAATGCTCAAATTGTCCGTCCCAGTATTACTCCAGAAATTGTGCGTAAGGCATTTAAGGTGGCACAAAGCGAAAAACCAGGGGCAGTGCATATTGATTTGCCTGAAAATATTGCGGCTATGCCGGTGACTGGATCGCCTTTGCATCAATCCAATGATCGGGACAGCGATCGGGGTAAAAGCGGGAAAATTTATGCTTCCTATCACAGTTTAGGGGAGGCAGCAGGGTTGATTTCCAAGGCTAAGAACCCTCTGGTGCTGGTGGGCAATGGGGCAATTCGTTCCTATGCCAGTGATGCGCTTACGGAATTTGCAACTCAACTTAATATTCCTGTTGTGAATACATTTATGGGCAAAGGCGTAATTCCCTATACCCATCCTTTATCGCTCTGGACGATGGGATTACAGCAACGAGATTTTATTAGCTATGCCTTTGATGAGACGGATTTAGTAATTGCCGTGGGCTATGATCTGGTGGAATATTCCCCCAAAAAATGGAATGCCAGTGGTGCAATCCCAATTATTCATATTAGTGAACTTGCCGCCGAGGTGGATAGCAGCTATATCCCTAAGGTAGAGGTGGTGGGTGATATTGCCGATGCCTTAAATGAGATTATCCATCGGTGCGATCGCCAAGGCAAACCTAATCCCCACGCCCTAGAGCTAAGACATAGTATAAAAGCTGACTACGAGCAGTACGCAGAAGATTCTGGCTATCCCGTCAAGCCCCAAAAAATTGTGTATGATTTGCGTCAGGTGATGGGGGCTGAAGATATTGTGATCTCAGATGTGGGAGCGCATAAAATGTGGATGGCAAGGCATTATCATTGCGATCGCCCCAATACATGTATTATTTCCAACGGGTTTGCGGCGATGGGCATTGCAATTCCGGGGGCTTTGGCAGCCAAGTTAGTTTATCCTGAGCGTCAAGTAGTGGCAGTCACAGGCGATGGTGGCTTTATGATGAATATGCAGGAGCTAGAAACTGCAGTGCGCTTAGGACTAGCATTTGTGACTTTAATTTTTAATGATGGCGGCTATGGCTTAATTGAGTGGAAGCAGCAGGTACATTACGGCAAAAGTGCTTATATTCAGTTTGGCAATCCCGACTTTGTAAAACTAGCTGACAGTATGGGATTAAAGGGTTACAGAATTGAAGCGGCGGCTGATTTAGTCCCCACATTAAAAGAAGCACTGGCACAGTCAGTACCCACAATTATTGATTGCCCTGTGGATTATCGTGAAAATATGTTGTTCTCCCGCCGATCTGGTTCTACTACTGCGACTACTACTTAA
- a CDS encoding MarC family protein, translated as MWQHITQDAITLFVIIDPIALVPVFISITHREEPEARQKIALRAVLLSAGILGGFLIFGQFLLAALGVSLPAFQIGGGLVLLIVGLQMVLEEANDTKEEITSLGDVAVFPLAIPFIAGPGAIMSVVLLTDNNKFSIPDQAITGGVIIIILAFTYWILMQSEGIQNLLGNTGANMITRIIGLIVVAIAVQTMLTGVSNFFQLSQG; from the coding sequence ATGTGGCAACATATCACCCAAGATGCAATTACCTTATTTGTAATAATTGACCCCATCGCCCTTGTTCCAGTATTTATCAGTATTACCCATCGAGAGGAGCCAGAGGCAAGACAAAAAATTGCGCTCCGTGCCGTTCTGCTCTCAGCAGGCATTTTAGGTGGTTTTTTAATATTTGGACAATTTTTACTCGCTGCTTTAGGTGTAAGTTTACCCGCCTTTCAAATTGGGGGAGGATTAGTGCTATTGATTGTGGGACTGCAAATGGTGCTGGAGGAGGCAAATGATACCAAAGAAGAGATAACTTCCCTAGGAGACGTGGCAGTCTTTCCGTTGGCAATTCCTTTTATTGCTGGTCCTGGTGCGATCATGTCGGTGGTACTACTTACTGATAATAACAAGTTCAGTATTCCCGATCAAGCAATTACGGGGGGAGTAATAATTATAATTTTGGCTTTTACCTACTGGATACTAATGCAGTCCGAGGGAATTCAAAATTTATTAGGAAATACTGGAGCTAACATGATCACCCGCATTATTGGACTAATTGTGGTGGCGATCGCTGTCCAAACTATGCTGACAGGGGTAAGTAACTTTTTCCAACTGAGTCAAGGTTAA
- the hemE gene encoding uroporphyrinogen decarboxylase, producing MGGNDRLLRAARGQELDRPPVWMMRQAGRYMKAYRDLRQKYPTFRERSEIPELAAEISLQPFRAFHPDGVIMFSDILTPLPGLGIDFDIIESRGPIIADPIRSQAQIDALTELDPDTAMPFIKKILAAIKHEVADQATILGFVGAPWTLAAYAIEGKSSKDYTIIKSMAYSEPQILHSFLKKLAVAIADYVRHQIDCGAQIVQIFDSWAGQLSPTDYETFALPYEKMIVDLVKTTHPDTPLILYINGSAGILERMPKSGVDIISLDWTVDIAEARAKLGNIAVQGNLDPCVLFGSQTYIRDRIFDVVNKAGQMGHIMNLGHGILSTTPEENAQFFFETVKSMSFS from the coding sequence ATGGGAGGGAATGATCGGTTACTCAGGGCAGCTAGGGGACAAGAACTAGACCGTCCACCAGTATGGATGATGCGCCAAGCAGGACGTTACATGAAAGCATACCGAGACCTGCGGCAAAAATATCCAACCTTTCGGGAGCGTTCTGAAATACCTGAATTAGCTGCGGAGATTTCTTTGCAACCATTTAGGGCATTCCATCCCGATGGTGTGATCATGTTCTCTGACATTCTGACCCCTCTACCTGGCTTAGGCATTGACTTTGATATTATCGAAAGCCGAGGACCAATTATTGCCGATCCAATTCGCTCTCAGGCACAGATTGATGCCCTAACAGAGCTTGATCCTGATACAGCAATGCCGTTTATTAAAAAAATTCTAGCAGCGATTAAACATGAAGTTGCTGATCAAGCCACCATCCTAGGTTTTGTCGGTGCGCCTTGGACTCTAGCTGCCTATGCAATCGAAGGTAAAAGTTCTAAGGACTATACCATCATTAAGTCTATGGCTTACTCTGAACCTCAAATACTCCATAGTTTTTTAAAAAAATTAGCAGTGGCGATCGCTGATTACGTCAGGCATCAGATTGATTGTGGTGCCCAAATAGTCCAAATTTTTGATTCTTGGGCGGGACAACTTAGCCCGACAGACTATGAAACCTTTGCTCTACCCTACGAGAAAATGATTGTGGATTTAGTAAAAACGACCCATCCTGACACCCCTTTAATTCTCTATATCAATGGCAGTGCGGGAATTTTAGAGCGGATGCCTAAATCTGGAGTAGATATTATTAGCCTTGACTGGACAGTGGATATAGCTGAAGCAAGGGCAAAGTTAGGAAATATAGCAGTTCAGGGCAACCTTGATCCCTGTGTTTTGTTTGGTAGTCAGACTTATATTCGCGATCGCATTTTTGATGTAGTTAACAAAGCGGGGCAAATGGGACATATTATGAACCTAGGACATGGGATTTTATCCACAACCCCAGAAGAAAATGCCCAATTTTTCTTTGAAACCGTTAAAAGCATGAGTTTTTCCTAA